One Capsicum annuum cultivar UCD-10X-F1 chromosome 2, UCD10Xv1.1, whole genome shotgun sequence genomic window carries:
- the LOC107859823 gene encoding NEP1-interacting protein-like 1 — translation MEFYAYPSRALPSASSISSISIGDLVERAKDCFTLGVSTIVGNVFSAIFTFFFALVGTLLGAMTGALIGQETESGFVRGAAVGAISGAVFSLEVFESSLLLWQSDESGIGCLLYLIDVIASLLSGRLVRERIGPAMLSAVQSQMGAVESAYDEFPNIFDIGGAKGLPGDSVEKIPKIVITNDNNVDASGERVSCSVCLQDFQLGETGRCLPQCHHMFHLPCIDTWLLRHGSCPLCRRDL, via the exons atggaattttACGCATACCCATCTCGAGCTTTGCCTTCAGCATCGtctatttcatctatttcaatTGGAGATTTGGTTGAAAGGGCCAAAGATTGCTTCACCCTTGGGGTATCTACAATCGTCGGCAATGTATTCTCTGCGATCTTCACCTTCTTCTTTGCTCTTG TGGGCACCTTATTAGGAGCAATGACTGGAGCTTTGATAGGGCAAGAGACAGAAAGTGGATTTGTCAGAGGGGCTGCAGTTGGTGCCATATCTGGTGCTGTTTTCTCTCTTGAAGTATTTGAATCATCTCTGTTATTGTGGCAGTCTGATGAATCTGGAATTGGATGTCTTCTTTATTTG ATTGATGTAATCGCGAGCCTATTAAGTGGTAGACTGGTTCGTGAGCGGATTGGTCCTGCAATGCTAAGCGCTGTGCAAAGTCAG ATGGGAGCTGTTGAAAGTGCATATGACGAGTTCCCTAACATTTTCGATATAGGTGGGGCAAAGGGTTTACCTGGAGATTCTGTTGAAAAGATCCCTAAGATTGTAATAACAAATGATAATAATGTGGATGCTTCTGGAGAGAGAGTCTCCTGTTCAGTCTGCTTACAG GACTTTCAACTAGGAGAGACTGGTAGATGTTTACCACAATGTCATCACATGTTTCACCTTCCGTGCATTGATACATGGCTGTTGAGACATGGATCTTGTCCATTGTGCAGAAGGGATCTGTAG